In Microbacterium pumilum, the following proteins share a genomic window:
- a CDS encoding SCO6880 family protein, whose translation MTTTNTHRANHLRPVQFSRLPKRGVLLGLSLAQLVTLAIGLIAFMTAVYMGGGILFGVTSPIWAASLLLSFVPVGGRKIIEWLPISVRWVWRSIGGQLQFRADLVRPRPAGTLALPGDAAALREWVDPETGAAMIQDPHAQTLTAVVNIAHPAFVLLDSGEQERRVAGWGRVLATVCRSGRIARVQISERTVPSSGSGLAEWWARHGLDDNSWPAVTYKELIERAGPAGERHATTISLALDMRAAARQIRAAGGGMKGAASVLRQEMTTFATALRAADLTPSEWLTPGEVAVALRSAYDPAVAPALERHGDIGRSLATAGPVAVTESWDRLRTDSAHHAVLWISEWPRSQVFPGFLSPLLLTSGIQRTFTLVCTPVRADVAARDIRRKKVGLLSDAAQRAKIGQIEDAARTAEYNDVIQQETDLTAGHGVLRYTGLVAVSARSTDELDAAVAALEQAAVQAACETRRLVGQQAQSFAAAALPLCRTI comes from the coding sequence ATGACAACGACCAACACTCATCGAGCGAATCATCTCCGCCCGGTGCAGTTCTCGCGGCTGCCAAAGCGCGGAGTGCTGCTCGGCCTCTCGCTCGCGCAGCTCGTGACGCTCGCCATCGGTCTCATCGCGTTCATGACCGCCGTCTACATGGGCGGCGGCATCCTGTTCGGCGTGACCTCGCCGATCTGGGCGGCCAGCCTTCTGCTCTCGTTCGTCCCTGTCGGCGGACGCAAGATCATCGAGTGGCTTCCCATCTCGGTCCGCTGGGTGTGGCGAAGCATCGGAGGTCAGCTTCAATTTCGAGCTGACCTCGTCAGGCCGCGTCCCGCCGGAACGCTCGCCCTGCCCGGAGATGCCGCAGCGCTGCGCGAGTGGGTGGATCCGGAAACCGGCGCTGCGATGATCCAGGATCCCCATGCCCAGACGTTGACCGCCGTCGTCAACATTGCCCATCCGGCGTTCGTCCTGCTCGACAGCGGAGAGCAGGAACGTCGAGTCGCTGGCTGGGGTCGAGTACTCGCGACAGTGTGCCGATCGGGCCGGATCGCCCGGGTGCAGATCTCCGAACGGACCGTCCCGAGCTCGGGAAGCGGGCTCGCCGAGTGGTGGGCCCGACACGGCCTCGATGACAACTCCTGGCCGGCAGTGACCTACAAGGAGCTCATCGAGCGGGCCGGCCCCGCTGGCGAACGGCACGCCACCACGATCTCTCTCGCACTGGACATGCGCGCGGCCGCCCGCCAGATCCGGGCCGCTGGCGGTGGGATGAAGGGAGCGGCGAGCGTCCTCCGGCAAGAGATGACTACCTTCGCGACCGCGTTGCGTGCCGCCGACCTGACACCCAGCGAATGGCTCACACCGGGCGAAGTCGCCGTCGCACTCCGCTCCGCGTACGACCCTGCTGTCGCTCCCGCGCTCGAGCGACACGGCGACATCGGCAGGTCGCTCGCAACCGCCGGTCCGGTCGCCGTCACCGAGTCCTGGGATCGTCTTCGCACGGACTCCGCCCACCATGCGGTCCTCTGGATTTCGGAGTGGCCGCGTTCGCAGGTCTTCCCCGGCTTCCTCTCTCCGCTGCTGCTGACCTCCGGCATCCAGCGCACCTTCACACTCGTCTGCACCCCGGTCCGCGCAGATGTCGCGGCGCGAGACATCCGGAGAAAGAAGGTGGGACTCCTCTCGGATGCCGCGCAGCGCGCGAAGATCGGTCAGATCGAAGACGCCGCGCGAACGGCCGAGTACAACGACGTCATCCAGCAGGAGACAGATCTGACCGCTGGCCACGGCGTCCTGCGCTACACCGGTCTTGTCGCCGTCTCGGCCCGCTCCACCGACGAACTCGACGCAGCGGTCGCCGCCCTCGAGCAAGCGGCAGTGCAAGCGGCCTGCGAAACGCGGAGGCTCGTCGGGCAGCAGGCGCAATCATTCGCGGCCGCCGCGCTACCCCTTTGCCGAACGATCTGA
- a CDS encoding bifunctional DNA primase/polymerase, producing MDTAALFASVVGASPQEGVERFASAGVPIFPCKAGEKRPLTQHGFLDATADLEQIRQWWARWPDANIGMPTGAPSGLEVVDIDVHGRVRGFATFELARREGLVDRWQALVKTASGGMHAYYPIDRHRPQPSWQAARSGIDFRGEGGYVIVPPSRLMFEGNRSGYELIGVGHGDAVPVDATALRQFLDPRPALPAIDRTSTQREVDADRIAAWLATRVEGERNRALYWAACRLAENGVPGHNARNVLGPAAERAGLHQPEILSTIRSAYRTVMGPASPFRDRASDRPLKGQVIS from the coding sequence ATGGACACCGCTGCCCTGTTTGCGTCCGTAGTGGGCGCTTCGCCGCAGGAGGGCGTGGAGCGGTTCGCTTCGGCGGGAGTGCCGATCTTCCCGTGCAAGGCCGGAGAGAAGCGTCCGCTGACGCAACACGGGTTCCTCGACGCGACCGCCGACCTCGAGCAGATCAGACAATGGTGGGCGCGATGGCCAGACGCAAACATCGGCATGCCAACGGGCGCCCCCTCCGGACTCGAGGTCGTCGACATCGACGTGCACGGCCGGGTGCGCGGATTCGCTACCTTCGAACTTGCGCGCCGTGAGGGCCTCGTGGACCGGTGGCAAGCACTGGTCAAGACAGCATCCGGCGGCATGCACGCCTACTACCCGATTGATCGCCATCGCCCTCAGCCTTCATGGCAAGCGGCGCGGTCCGGCATCGATTTCCGCGGCGAGGGTGGCTATGTCATCGTCCCTCCGTCGCGGTTGATGTTCGAAGGCAACAGGTCGGGCTATGAGCTGATCGGGGTCGGACACGGTGACGCGGTACCTGTCGACGCTACTGCGCTCCGGCAGTTTCTCGACCCGCGGCCGGCTCTCCCGGCGATCGATCGCACCAGCACCCAGCGCGAGGTCGACGCGGATCGGATTGCTGCCTGGCTTGCCACACGAGTCGAGGGCGAACGGAACCGGGCGCTCTACTGGGCAGCGTGCCGCCTCGCGGAAAACGGCGTGCCAGGTCACAACGCACGGAACGTCCTCGGCCCAGCCGCGGAACGCGCCGGGCTGCACCAGCCCGAGATCCTCAGCACGATCCGATCTGCCTACCGGACGGTGATGGGGCCAGCATCGCCCTTTCGAGACCGCGCATCCGATAGGCCGCTGAAGGGGCAGGTGATCTCGTGA
- a CDS encoding DUF6112 family protein, with protein MIDITPNGSGLPGIEQLRVIVGAVMTVGLILAVLALIIAAVAWGYGANSSNPHLASRGKLGVLVACGAAVICGASVTLVNFFWGVGQSV; from the coding sequence GTGATTGATATCACACCCAACGGGTCGGGGCTTCCCGGCATCGAGCAGCTGCGCGTCATCGTCGGCGCGGTGATGACGGTCGGACTCATCCTCGCCGTGCTCGCTCTCATCATCGCCGCCGTCGCCTGGGGATACGGAGCGAATTCGTCGAATCCACATCTGGCGTCCCGCGGGAAGCTCGGCGTGCTTGTCGCGTGCGGGGCGGCAGTCATCTGCGGCGCTTCCGTCACGCTCGTGAACTTCTTTTGGGGCGTCGGCCAGTCGGTGTGA
- a CDS encoding ParB N-terminal domain-containing protein, which produces MNVSARIGHIELERSISSIIVGDRHRHEFGDIDELAASITRDGLLQPITVTPEGVLVCGARRLEALKQLGEKTIKVWVRSGVSDRLAELLAEQAENVLHKPLTPTEATTLYTELKKYIAEDALRRQSATQFSRPAAPSGNHGGATVAPPQFKPGKSRTQAALMVTGKASYTTLDRIAELQRLVRNLGTDPVLRDMASEELRLIDGGGSVTASHARIREFMDPESPRTFEDFEAPEDFDAPDELEQLANAALARVKETKRGRNAHKARKASTHVFPVRAFIRVWEDLDLWWTHFDVAAVATELTDEQFAKFEETLASTVEFFAQLRSARTQLGREIA; this is translated from the coding sequence ATGAACGTGAGTGCACGAATCGGCCACATCGAACTCGAACGATCAATCTCGTCGATCATCGTCGGGGACCGGCATCGCCACGAGTTCGGGGACATCGACGAGCTCGCGGCGTCGATCACCCGCGACGGGCTGCTGCAGCCCATCACCGTGACGCCGGAGGGCGTACTTGTGTGCGGGGCAAGACGCCTCGAAGCGCTGAAGCAACTTGGCGAGAAGACGATCAAGGTCTGGGTGAGATCGGGCGTCTCGGATCGGCTCGCCGAACTGCTCGCCGAGCAAGCCGAGAACGTGCTGCACAAGCCACTAACGCCCACCGAAGCGACGACGCTGTACACGGAACTGAAGAAGTACATCGCTGAGGACGCGCTGCGCCGCCAGTCTGCGACTCAGTTCAGCCGACCGGCCGCTCCGAGCGGAAACCACGGTGGTGCCACCGTGGCACCACCGCAATTCAAGCCCGGGAAGAGCCGCACGCAGGCAGCTCTGATGGTCACGGGGAAGGCTTCCTACACGACGCTCGACCGCATCGCCGAGCTGCAGCGGCTCGTCAGGAACCTGGGCACTGATCCCGTGCTGAGAGACATGGCGAGCGAAGAACTGCGGCTCATCGATGGTGGCGGCAGCGTCACAGCCTCACACGCGCGAATCCGGGAGTTCATGGATCCGGAGTCGCCTAGAACGTTCGAAGATTTCGAAGCACCCGAGGACTTCGACGCGCCGGATGAACTCGAGCAGCTTGCGAACGCAGCGCTCGCCAGAGTCAAGGAGACCAAGCGCGGACGAAACGCACACAAGGCGCGAAAGGCTTCCACGCACGTCTTCCCGGTTCGCGCGTTCATACGCGTCTGGGAGGACCTCGACCTGTGGTGGACCCACTTCGACGTCGCGGCAGTCGCCACAGAGCTGACCGATGAGCAGTTCGCAAAGTTCGAGGAGACTCTTGCCTCCACCGTTGAATTCTTCGCGCAGTTGCGAAGTGCACGTACCCAATTGGGACGGGAGATCGCGTGA
- a CDS encoding DUF2637 domain-containing protein produces MWTAVAGTIFIAIGAFWLSFTALADLAHRSGIAPTQAWAWPLIVDGIIVVGTVAVVALAGRRDAWYPWMLLMAGASASVAANAIHAVVAADADVPPVLAASVAAVPPLVLLAITHLTVVLTQRFRIPHSSTAPAGRAPSTAIVQLRQQPDVPEKGARRDIAALMRQRGMSNREIASATGVHPSTVGRWFTGTLGTPEVQKGATP; encoded by the coding sequence GTGTGGACGGCGGTGGCGGGGACGATCTTCATCGCAATCGGCGCCTTCTGGCTATCCTTCACGGCCCTCGCAGATCTTGCACACCGATCCGGCATCGCACCGACTCAAGCGTGGGCATGGCCTCTCATCGTCGACGGGATCATCGTCGTCGGCACGGTTGCAGTCGTCGCGCTTGCCGGCCGCCGAGACGCCTGGTACCCGTGGATGCTTCTCATGGCAGGCGCCTCCGCATCGGTCGCCGCGAATGCTATCCACGCGGTCGTCGCCGCCGACGCGGACGTGCCGCCGGTGCTCGCCGCATCCGTCGCGGCCGTACCCCCGCTCGTCCTGCTCGCGATCACACACCTGACCGTCGTGCTCACACAGAGATTCCGAATTCCTCACTCCTCCACAGCACCTGCCGGCCGAGCGCCTTCCACAGCGATTGTGCAGCTCCGCCAACAGCCGGACGTCCCGGAGAAGGGTGCCCGTAGGGACATTGCGGCGCTGATGCGTCAGCGCGGGATGTCGAACAGGGAGATCGCGAGCGCCACGGGAGTTCACCCGTCGACAGTCGGCCGGTGGTTCACGGGGACGCTCGGCACACCTGAAGTTCAGAAGGGGGCTACGCCATGA
- a CDS encoding conjugal transfer protein TrbL yields MGGVCDIPAIADVCQTVGSGVVSLVATPFDWLAHTLGAAAAWFFEALWAVFDTTTIVDVTSGQYLRVYNLLFGVALFVMLVFFCLQLITGLAHRDPTALSRAAIGLGKSVLGSFVAITLTATLLEITDRLAIGIVRATGNTMEGMGDRIALLATGLMAINITSPGVGAIMTIFLAGLAISATAIVWFSLLIRKALLLVAIVFAPIALAGFSWDAARGWFGKWVAFVVALVFSKLVLVVLFLVAVNQTAAPIDLDLASISDPVAGVVLMLVAAFAPYMTYKFISFVGVDMYHAMSTEQEAKGAMNRPVPVPVTPATARSAKSILDGGGAPKVLGAPATSGGAATGGPAASAGATGAAGAGASGVGAASAGGAGAAATAGPAAAVVIGGQVVTKAATAGPKLGSAAGLAASGHAEGAAGTAPAGAPVPQAKPAPTALRPLPTPRERTPA; encoded by the coding sequence GTGGGTGGCGTGTGCGACATCCCGGCCATCGCCGACGTGTGCCAGACCGTCGGCTCGGGTGTTGTGTCGCTCGTCGCCACGCCGTTCGACTGGCTCGCCCACACGCTGGGCGCCGCAGCGGCATGGTTCTTTGAGGCGCTCTGGGCGGTCTTCGACACGACGACCATCGTCGACGTCACCAGCGGACAATACCTCCGGGTGTACAACCTGCTCTTCGGCGTCGCCCTGTTCGTCATGCTCGTCTTCTTCTGTCTGCAGCTGATCACCGGATTGGCGCATCGCGATCCGACCGCACTCTCGCGCGCCGCGATCGGACTCGGCAAGTCCGTCCTCGGGTCGTTCGTCGCGATCACGCTCACAGCGACCTTGCTGGAGATCACGGACCGCTTGGCGATCGGCATCGTCCGGGCGACAGGAAACACGATGGAAGGGATGGGCGACAGGATCGCCCTATTGGCGACAGGCCTGATGGCGATCAACATCACAAGCCCTGGCGTCGGCGCGATCATGACGATCTTCCTCGCCGGCCTCGCGATCTCGGCGACGGCGATCGTGTGGTTCTCGCTGCTGATCCGAAAAGCCCTTCTGCTCGTCGCGATCGTGTTCGCCCCGATCGCCTTGGCGGGATTCTCCTGGGATGCCGCGCGCGGGTGGTTCGGCAAATGGGTGGCGTTCGTCGTCGCGCTCGTGTTCTCGAAGCTCGTGCTTGTCGTCCTCTTCCTCGTCGCCGTCAATCAGACCGCCGCCCCGATCGATCTCGACCTCGCCTCCATCAGTGACCCTGTCGCCGGCGTTGTCCTCATGCTCGTGGCGGCGTTCGCTCCCTACATGACCTACAAGTTCATCTCCTTCGTCGGCGTCGACATGTACCACGCCATGTCGACAGAGCAGGAGGCGAAGGGCGCAATGAACCGCCCCGTGCCGGTCCCGGTGACACCCGCCACCGCGAGGTCGGCGAAGTCGATCCTTGATGGCGGTGGCGCGCCGAAGGTTTTGGGCGCGCCGGCGACGAGCGGCGGGGCGGCTACTGGCGGACCGGCTGCCAGCGCGGGCGCAACAGGCGCCGCTGGCGCAGGAGCCTCCGGGGTCGGAGCCGCAAGCGCGGGGGGAGCTGGCGCCGCCGCGACCGCAGGACCCGCCGCAGCCGTCGTGATCGGCGGCCAGGTGGTGACCAAAGCCGCGACCGCCGGACCCAAGCTCGGTAGCGCCGCCGGCCTCGCCGCCTCCGGGCACGCCGAAGGGGCCGCCGGGACAGCGCCGGCTGGCGCACCCGTCCCGCAGGCAAAGCCAGCACCCACTGCCCTACGTCCGCTCCCCACACCCCGCGAGAGGACACCCGCATGA
- a CDS encoding M23 family metallopeptidase, with protein MKKLVVGLVVALLVFPVAGLLAVPIVLSPAALAACQASGQFVVTDVPDKLTATRNDGVSVTMGHAQLTHAATIITVGSGIEGVGRQGVLVGLMAALTESTLRMLANVAHPASLDMPHDGVGSDHDSLGLFQMRPSSGWGAVAELMDPTYQVRAFFGGPDGPNHPSPAGLLDITGWQTADPGAAAQAVERSAFPDRYQDYRPVAEAIIAALTKLASPGNHDAAPIEAVAETTRVVFPLPSGTWVRTSGYGWRDDPMTGRRALHAGTDYGATDGTPILAIADGVVTWAGPFGLYGQLIVIEHTVDGRRVASAYAHMWESGVHVSVGERVSAGEHIGDVGASGKSQGAHLHFEIRPGGSFQPSIDAEKWLAEYGASGLDAATSGQSACLAGTSG; from the coding sequence ATGAAGAAGCTCGTGGTCGGCCTCGTGGTGGCGTTGCTCGTCTTCCCCGTAGCGGGATTGCTCGCTGTGCCGATCGTCCTCTCCCCCGCTGCGCTTGCCGCCTGCCAGGCTTCCGGCCAGTTCGTCGTCACTGATGTGCCGGACAAGCTCACCGCGACACGAAATGACGGCGTCTCGGTGACCATGGGGCACGCACAGCTCACGCATGCGGCGACCATCATCACCGTTGGAAGCGGCATCGAGGGTGTCGGGCGGCAGGGAGTGTTGGTCGGTCTGATGGCGGCGCTGACCGAGTCGACACTGAGGATGCTGGCGAACGTCGCGCATCCCGCATCCCTCGACATGCCCCACGACGGCGTCGGGAGCGACCACGACTCGCTCGGGCTCTTCCAGATGCGGCCTAGCTCGGGGTGGGGCGCCGTTGCAGAGCTCATGGATCCGACGTACCAAGTGCGAGCGTTCTTCGGCGGACCCGACGGTCCCAACCACCCGTCGCCAGCAGGACTCCTCGACATCACAGGGTGGCAGACAGCAGATCCCGGTGCCGCGGCACAGGCGGTCGAACGCTCCGCCTTCCCCGACCGATACCAGGACTACCGGCCCGTTGCCGAAGCCATCATCGCGGCGCTGACCAAGCTGGCAAGTCCTGGAAACCACGACGCCGCGCCGATAGAAGCCGTCGCTGAGACGACCCGCGTCGTGTTCCCCTTGCCGAGCGGCACGTGGGTTCGAACCAGCGGCTATGGCTGGCGCGATGACCCGATGACCGGGAGACGGGCGCTCCACGCGGGCACCGATTACGGGGCCACGGATGGCACACCGATTCTCGCGATCGCGGACGGTGTCGTCACCTGGGCAGGACCGTTCGGGCTGTACGGGCAGCTGATCGTCATCGAGCACACGGTCGACGGCAGGCGGGTGGCATCCGCTTACGCCCACATGTGGGAATCCGGAGTTCACGTGTCCGTCGGCGAGCGAGTATCCGCGGGCGAGCATATCGGCGACGTGGGTGCTTCAGGCAAGTCCCAGGGCGCGCACCTGCACTTCGAGATCCGACCAGGTGGCTCGTTCCAGCCATCGATCGACGCCGAGAAGTGGCTCGCCGAGTATGGCGCCTCCGGGTTGGATGCTGCAACGTCCGGCCAGTCCGCATGCCTTGCGGGCACTTCGGGATGA
- a CDS encoding ArdC family protein encodes MKDELLALSHGEEKLLEVHNRLAQAVEQLTTGDEWRRAIEFAARFRSRSFNNTLLIWAQHSAAYEKGLVLAPTPTFVAGFRQWQQLGHQVLKGQRGYAILAPVTASFAAVEPDDSKSWRRLPRGEKPHDGETLHSRMIGVKPAYVWDISQTSGPPVPQQQLPALLRGEAPAGLWEGLARLVEDEGFALSLVADAAAIGRANGRTDFVARTVCVRGDMDAAAQVKTLSHELAHIRLHGPDNRDATLHRGIGEVEAESVALMIGAAHRLDTSDYTVPYVSTWAMSVDGKTPVEVVQATAERVRSAAVAILSRLDTSQVGSGDPPGLTREPHTRQPTLGGGDEMGRQGGPRLSRTDRRPASRSAATGRVL; translated from the coding sequence ATGAAGGACGAGCTGTTGGCACTGTCGCACGGGGAGGAGAAGCTCCTCGAGGTGCACAACCGCCTAGCGCAAGCCGTTGAGCAGTTGACGACCGGCGACGAGTGGCGGCGGGCTATCGAATTCGCGGCACGATTCCGCTCGCGATCGTTCAACAACACCCTGCTCATCTGGGCGCAACACTCGGCGGCCTACGAAAAGGGGCTGGTCCTGGCGCCGACGCCGACCTTCGTCGCCGGCTTCCGCCAGTGGCAGCAGCTCGGGCATCAGGTGCTGAAAGGGCAGCGCGGGTATGCGATCCTTGCGCCCGTCACGGCGAGCTTCGCGGCCGTCGAACCGGATGACTCCAAATCTTGGCGGCGCCTACCGCGAGGTGAGAAGCCGCACGACGGTGAGACATTGCACTCGCGGATGATCGGCGTGAAGCCGGCGTACGTCTGGGACATCTCGCAGACGTCTGGTCCGCCGGTTCCCCAACAGCAGCTGCCGGCACTGCTCCGTGGTGAAGCACCCGCCGGCTTGTGGGAAGGGCTGGCGCGACTCGTCGAAGACGAGGGCTTCGCTCTGTCTCTCGTGGCGGATGCTGCTGCGATCGGCCGCGCGAACGGCCGCACCGATTTCGTGGCGCGAACGGTATGTGTTCGTGGTGACATGGATGCCGCCGCGCAAGTGAAGACCCTGAGCCACGAGCTCGCGCACATCCGACTGCACGGACCCGACAACCGGGATGCCACACTCCATCGCGGGATCGGCGAGGTCGAGGCGGAGTCCGTTGCTCTGATGATCGGAGCGGCCCACCGTCTCGACACGTCGGACTACACCGTCCCCTATGTGTCCACATGGGCAATGTCCGTCGACGGGAAGACGCCGGTCGAGGTCGTTCAGGCCACGGCCGAGCGGGTGCGTTCCGCCGCTGTCGCGATCCTCTCGCGGCTGGATACGTCTCAGGTGGGATCAGGTGACCCGCCAGGACTGACGAGAGAACCGCACACCCGCCAGCCAACACTCGGGGGCGGGGATGAGATGGGACGCCAAGGCGGCCCTCGTCTTTCGAGGACCGATCGGCGACCCGCGAGCCGGTCGGCGGCAACCGGACGGGTGCTGTGA
- a CDS encoding DUF6112 family protein translates to MDVFPDFGAVGGADDLRAIIGALLMYVLIFAVLAILVCAVTWAFASSSGNYQSALKSRAGLFVAVGAAVLAGGGVAWMNFLIGVGQQL, encoded by the coding sequence ATGGACGTCTTTCCGGACTTCGGTGCCGTCGGGGGCGCAGATGACCTTCGTGCGATCATCGGCGCTCTCCTGATGTACGTGCTGATCTTTGCGGTGCTCGCGATTCTGGTGTGCGCGGTGACATGGGCGTTCGCGTCGTCGAGCGGCAACTACCAGTCGGCGCTCAAGTCCCGTGCTGGCCTCTTCGTCGCTGTCGGCGCAGCGGTTCTCGCTGGCGGAGGCGTCGCATGGATGAACTTCCTGATTGGGGTCGGCCAGCAGTTGTAG